In Hymenobacter sublimis, a single genomic region encodes these proteins:
- a CDS encoding cytochrome-c peroxidase, whose translation MTFPSVTGHIRWFLALATAGLLAACSGSGEEETGESPSNATPYTLVLPSNLPQNVGVPTDNPMTVEGVELGRKLFYEPRLSRTGTQSCGSCHQQSKAFTDGLARAAGVDGQHPRGTMSLANVLWEKTLNWDGAATTLEQQARLPIENPLEMHQLLATGVSRLQQTDLYPPLFQQAFGSSTITEAAVLKALAQFERTLISANSRYDKYVRKEGPLSATERAGANLFMNHPGEVSGLFIRGGTCHHCHISEDGLFSSPSFFNNGLDVTFTDAGRASVTGQSTDRGKFRAPTLRNIALTAPYMHDGRFQSLEEVLDHYSDHVRTNSPGVDPNVLLSNTPGGTKLDLTSREKTQIIAFLRTLTDSTFITDKRFSDPFKP comes from the coding sequence ATGACCTTCCCTTCAGTTACTGGGCATATACGGTGGTTTCTAGCGCTGGCAACGGCTGGGCTCTTGGCTGCTTGTAGTGGCTCTGGAGAGGAGGAAACCGGCGAAAGCCCAAGCAACGCTACTCCCTACACGTTGGTATTGCCGAGCAACCTACCTCAAAACGTGGGCGTACCCACCGACAACCCCATGACGGTAGAGGGAGTCGAATTGGGCCGTAAGCTTTTTTATGAGCCTCGCTTGTCGCGTACCGGGACGCAGTCGTGCGGTAGTTGCCACCAGCAAAGCAAAGCCTTCACGGATGGACTGGCCCGAGCAGCTGGTGTGGATGGCCAGCACCCGCGGGGTACAATGTCGCTGGCTAATGTACTGTGGGAGAAGACGCTGAACTGGGATGGTGCTGCCACCACCTTAGAGCAACAGGCCCGCCTACCCATTGAGAACCCGCTGGAAATGCACCAGTTGCTAGCCACTGGGGTCAGCCGCCTCCAACAAACGGACCTCTACCCGCCGCTTTTTCAGCAAGCATTCGGGAGTAGCACCATCACGGAAGCCGCCGTTCTGAAGGCACTGGCTCAGTTTGAGCGTACCCTAATTTCAGCTAACTCCCGCTACGACAAGTACGTGCGCAAGGAAGGGCCACTCTCGGCTACGGAAAGGGCCGGGGCAAACCTATTCATGAATCATCCGGGTGAGGTAAGCGGCCTGTTCATTCGGGGTGGCACCTGCCACCACTGCCACATCAGTGAGGATGGCCTCTTCAGCTCGCCCAGCTTTTTCAACAACGGGCTGGACGTGACATTTACCGATGCGGGCCGGGCCAGTGTTACGGGACAAAGTACCGACCGAGGCAAGTTTCGAGCCCCCACCCTGCGCAATATTGCTTTAACGGCACCCTATATGCACGATGGCCGGTTTCAGTCCTTAGAAGAAGTGCTTGATCATTACAGTGACCATGTTCGGACTAACAGTCCAGGCGTCGACCCGAACGTGTTGCTCTCCAATACGCCCGGCGGTACCAAGCTCGACCTTACCAGCCGAGAAAAAACCCAGATTATCGCCTTCTTACGGACGTTGACCGATTCCACTTTCATTACCGACAAGCGGTTTTCTGATCCTTTTAAGCCTTGA
- a CDS encoding NADPH-dependent FMN reductase, whose amino-acid sequence MITIIVGTNRPNSRARRVADFYTQLLTEHGVTAQLLDLTELPLDFTTSALYHNTGRHDEFNRLVRLAESADKLVFVVPEYNCSFPGVLKAFIDGLPYPGGIRGKKAALVGLSSGGQGGILPLNHLTDVLMYLGTAVLPERVRLPFIDKYLTPEGLITEPLYQQVLREQVASLLAF is encoded by the coding sequence ATGATTACTATCATCGTCGGTACCAACCGGCCTAACTCCCGAGCCCGCCGCGTAGCTGATTTCTATACCCAATTGCTCACCGAGCATGGGGTTACGGCCCAGCTTCTGGACCTAACAGAGCTTCCCCTCGATTTTACTACCTCGGCCCTCTACCACAACACCGGCCGCCACGATGAATTTAACCGCTTGGTAAGATTGGCAGAAAGCGCCGACAAGCTTGTCTTTGTAGTACCGGAGTACAATTGCTCCTTCCCCGGGGTGCTGAAAGCCTTTATTGATGGGCTACCCTACCCCGGCGGCATTCGGGGCAAAAAAGCAGCTTTGGTAGGCCTAAGCAGCGGAGGGCAAGGTGGCATCTTACCTCTTAATCACCTGACAGATGTGCTAATGTACCTGGGTACGGCCGTATTACCGGAGCGAGTTCGGCTGCCTTTCATTGATAAATACCTTACCCCGGAAGGCCTGATTACTGAGCCGTTATATCAGCAGGTACTACGTGAACAGGTAGCTAGTCTACTGGCTTTTTAA
- a CDS encoding succinate dehydrogenase/fumarate reductase iron-sulfur subunit — protein sequence MNLTLKVWRQRNRNTEGRIVDYQIKDISPDMSFLEMLDVLNEDLLRKGEEPVAFDHDCREGICGSCNLFINGRAHGPEPGTTTCQLHMRKFSDGDTITIEPWRATAFPVNKDLSVDRSAFDRIIQAGGYISVNTGGTPDANEIPIPKEIADRAFEAATCIACGACVASCKNSSAMLFVSAKVSQLALLPQGHVERKSRVENMVAQMDKEGFGACSNIGSCAAECPVGISLENIAILNREFLSAKATSNNLA from the coding sequence ATGAACTTAACCCTGAAAGTGTGGCGGCAGCGAAACCGCAACACTGAAGGCCGCATCGTTGATTACCAGATAAAAGACATTTCTCCGGATATGTCCTTCCTGGAAATGCTTGATGTGCTGAACGAAGACCTGTTGCGCAAGGGTGAAGAACCCGTTGCTTTTGACCATGACTGCCGCGAAGGCATCTGTGGTTCCTGCAACCTGTTCATCAACGGCCGCGCCCACGGTCCGGAGCCGGGCACAACCACCTGCCAGCTGCACATGCGTAAGTTTAGCGACGGTGATACGATTACGATTGAGCCCTGGCGCGCTACCGCCTTCCCCGTCAACAAGGACCTGAGCGTGGACCGTTCGGCCTTCGACCGGATCATTCAGGCAGGTGGCTACATTTCCGTGAACACCGGCGGCACACCCGATGCCAACGAAATTCCGATTCCAAAGGAAATTGCAGACCGCGCTTTCGAAGCGGCAACCTGTATTGCCTGCGGTGCCTGCGTAGCTTCCTGCAAAAACTCCTCGGCTATGCTGTTTGTATCAGCCAAGGTAAGTCAGCTGGCTTTGCTACCCCAAGGCCATGTGGAGCGCAAGTCGCGCGTAGAAAACATGGTAGCCCAAATGGATAAGGAAGGCTTCGGCGCTTGCTCTAACATTGGCTCCTGCGCCGCTGAATGCCCCGTGGGCATTTCGCTGGAAAACATTGCCATCCTGAACCGCGAGTTCCTGTCGGCCAAAGCAACTTCGAACAACTTAGCGTAA
- a CDS encoding fumarate reductase/succinate dehydrogenase flavoprotein subunit: protein MFPDSKIPEGPLAEKWDKHKFNVKLVNPANKRKYDVIVVGTGLAGASAAASLAELGYNVKAFTYHDSPRRAHSIAAQGGINAAKNYQNDGDSVYRLFYDTIKGGDYRAREANVYRLAQVSVNIIDQCVAQGVPFAREYGGLLANRSFGGAQVSRTFYARGQTGQQLLLGAYSALSRQVAYGKVKLYTRSEMLDLVVVDGQARGIITRNLITGEVEQHAAHAVVLATGGYGNVFYLSTNAKYCNATAAWRAHKKGAYFANPCFTQIHPTCIPVSGDYQSKLTLMSESLRNDGRVWVPASKETAERLRAGQIRVSDIPEDERDYFLERKYPAFGNLVPRDVASRNAKMMCDEGRGVGSSGLAVYLDFADVIKRNGADWVSQKYGNLFDMYAKITGENPYEQPMRIYPAVHYTMGGLWVDYNLQTTIPGLYATGECNFSDHGANRLGASALMQGLADGYFVIPYTIGDYLAQTAPKPVTTDHPAFKEAEAEVNARVKKLMSINGTRTPADFHKALGHIMWEYCGMARTAEGLQHAKREIQKLRKEFWTDLKLSGTDQEMNQMLESAGRVADFLELGELMVDDAYNRNESCGGHFREEYQTPEGEALRDDENYTYVAAWQFVGENQPEILNKEELKFENVKLTQRSYK, encoded by the coding sequence ATGTTTCCGGATTCCAAAATTCCCGAAGGCCCTTTGGCCGAGAAATGGGATAAGCATAAGTTCAACGTTAAGCTCGTAAACCCCGCTAACAAGCGGAAATACGACGTTATTGTAGTGGGCACGGGCTTGGCTGGTGCTTCCGCTGCGGCTTCCCTGGCTGAGCTGGGCTACAACGTAAAGGCTTTCACTTACCACGATTCTCCTCGCCGGGCGCACTCCATTGCTGCTCAGGGGGGTATCAACGCTGCCAAAAACTATCAGAACGACGGTGACTCCGTGTACCGCTTGTTCTACGATACCATTAAGGGTGGTGACTACCGGGCCCGCGAAGCCAACGTGTACCGCCTGGCTCAGGTGTCGGTAAACATCATTGACCAGTGCGTGGCGCAGGGCGTACCTTTCGCTCGCGAGTACGGTGGACTGTTGGCCAACCGCTCCTTTGGCGGGGCCCAGGTAAGCCGCACGTTCTATGCCCGCGGCCAAACCGGACAGCAGCTGCTGTTGGGTGCCTACTCCGCCCTTTCGCGTCAGGTAGCTTACGGCAAAGTAAAGCTCTACACCCGCTCCGAAATGTTGGATCTGGTGGTAGTAGATGGCCAAGCCCGCGGCATTATCACTCGCAACCTGATTACCGGTGAAGTAGAGCAGCACGCGGCTCATGCAGTTGTGCTAGCTACCGGAGGTTACGGCAACGTGTTCTACTTGAGCACTAACGCCAAGTACTGCAACGCTACCGCCGCGTGGCGGGCCCATAAAAAGGGCGCGTACTTTGCCAACCCCTGCTTCACCCAGATTCACCCTACCTGCATTCCCGTATCGGGCGACTATCAGTCGAAGCTGACGCTGATGTCGGAGTCGCTGCGTAACGACGGGCGCGTGTGGGTACCGGCTTCCAAGGAAACTGCCGAGCGCCTGCGTGCCGGTCAGATCCGGGTTTCCGATATTCCGGAAGACGAGCGGGATTATTTCCTGGAGCGCAAGTATCCAGCCTTTGGTAACCTAGTGCCCCGCGACGTAGCCTCGCGCAACGCCAAAATGATGTGCGACGAGGGGCGGGGGGTAGGCAGCTCGGGCCTAGCCGTTTACCTGGACTTTGCTGACGTTATCAAGCGCAACGGTGCTGATTGGGTAAGCCAGAAGTATGGTAACCTGTTCGATATGTACGCCAAGATTACCGGCGAAAACCCCTACGAGCAGCCCATGCGCATTTACCCAGCCGTGCACTACACCATGGGCGGCCTGTGGGTAGATTACAACCTGCAAACCACCATCCCGGGCCTGTACGCTACCGGCGAGTGTAACTTCTCTGACCACGGCGCTAACCGCCTGGGGGCTTCGGCTCTGATGCAAGGACTCGCCGATGGTTATTTCGTAATTCCTTACACCATTGGTGATTACTTGGCGCAAACAGCTCCCAAGCCCGTTACTACTGACCACCCGGCCTTCAAAGAGGCAGAGGCAGAAGTAAACGCCCGGGTAAAGAAGCTGATGAGCATCAACGGCACCCGCACCCCCGCTGACTTCCACAAGGCTCTGGGCCATATTATGTGGGAGTATTGCGGCATGGCCCGCACGGCGGAAGGCTTACAGCACGCCAAGCGCGAAATTCAGAAGCTACGCAAGGAGTTCTGGACGGATCTGAAACTGAGCGGCACCGATCAGGAGATGAACCAGATGCTGGAAAGCGCCGGCCGCGTAGCCGACTTCCTGGAACTGGGCGAGCTAATGGTAGATGACGCTTACAACCGCAACGAAAGCTGCGGAGGCCACTTCCGCGAGGAGTACCAAACGCCCGAAGGCGAGGCTCTGCGCGACGACGAGAATTACACGTATGTAGCTGCCTGGCAGTTCGTTGGCGAAAATCAGCCGGAAATCCTGAACAAGGAAGAGCTGAAGTTCGAGAACGTGAAGCTGACGCAGCGTAGCTACAAGTAG
- a CDS encoding succinate dehydrogenase cytochrome b subunit — protein MSWITKTFSSSIGRKIIMAVTGLFLCTFLVVHLVGNLQLFKADNGAAFNAYSEFMGHNPLIRTMEIVLVLGFGFHIYEGLALGAKNRAARGKQGYVSDHIEQNSSWHSRSMSLLGSIVLFFLIVHLYNFFGSLRFTDVPRDANGNEDAYALVLAAFKNPFYVFLYVVGQVALLYHLLHGFSSAFQTLGLTHRKYTPAIKLFGYGFSIIVCAAFAAMPVYFFFFK, from the coding sequence ATGAGTTGGATCACAAAAACCTTTTCTAGTAGCATCGGCCGTAAGATTATTATGGCCGTCACGGGCCTGTTTCTCTGCACCTTCCTGGTAGTGCACCTAGTTGGTAACCTGCAGTTATTCAAGGCTGATAATGGCGCGGCATTCAATGCCTACTCTGAGTTTATGGGTCACAACCCACTTATCCGCACCATGGAAATTGTGCTGGTATTGGGCTTTGGCTTTCACATTTACGAAGGCTTGGCGCTGGGCGCAAAAAACCGCGCGGCCCGTGGTAAGCAAGGCTACGTCTCGGACCACATTGAGCAGAACAGCTCCTGGCACTCGCGCAGCATGTCGCTGCTGGGCTCTATTGTGCTATTTTTCCTGATTGTACACCTGTACAACTTCTTTGGCTCCCTGCGCTTCACCGATGTACCGCGCGATGCTAACGGCAACGAAGATGCGTACGCGCTGGTATTAGCCGCCTTCAAAAACCCGTTCTACGTGTTTTTGTACGTGGTAGGTCAGGTAGCCTTGCTCTACCACTTGCTACATGGCTTCAGCAGCGCTTTCCAGACGCTGGGCCTAACCCACCGCAAATACACGCCGGCCATCAAACTGTTTGGCTACGGCTTCTCGATCATCGTGTGCGCCGCTTTCGCCGCCATGCCGGTCTACTTCTTCTTTTTCAAATAA
- a CDS encoding T9SS type B sorting domain-containing protein, whose product MNLPLRNHPVRLALIGLLWLIAWLVPAPKAQATHLRAGDIQAKTDTTLPVANRNPRRVFFKMVLYTSVTSNGATAADEPNVTIFYGDNDNSGYNAIPRVKRTLVAPNVYRNVYYFEHTYNAPGNYLVSYLSVNRVVGVQNLTNSINESFYISTRITIDPIINVNRSPALLAPAIDQASRRQVFLHNPAAFDADGDSLAFKLRPSQQAGNPEDLVRTNAAPRPTPVSGFRYPDDPFFRAIQVPYVGPPVGVPNDPAIFRQDVRTGQIVWNSPEVVGEYNVAFVVEEWRRTPGAPPRLIGEVIRDMQITVTPSQNLRPTLVVPPDICVIAGNPIPTVVVTATDPDNNPVLLEAFSGILPPATFVRNSTGPPTARGTFNWTTTCADIRSEPYQVLFKATDQPAAGLTPLIDERPLQITVIGPAPQNLRVSAVGNTARLDWNSYLCQNPGAQIRIYRREGPSGWTPGPCETGIPASRGYTQIGAVNVGSQTFLDDNNGRGLDRGKNYCYRIYVEFARPAGGASIASNEACLSLTGTSARLTNVTVDRTSATNGQITVRWTKPTSSSGFNTPAGYRLYRAVGQNPAATAFQQVFTTTNLDDLTFIDQNLNTTDNAYSYRLDFYSASTPGGVETVETAGPASSVRVTVTPNPLANTIGLTWTYNVPWDNSRRPTTVYRRLQTGGAFVPVGKVTGTTTGGAFTDQGTTAQPLVKGQTYCYYVKTNGTYDVASPDSLINLSQEQCVALQAVPCTPVLTLKATNCDSLASRLFQLPATNPSTGEVFTNNLSWTLSNQPTADCSRDITQYIIFFAPTDAEPLKEIDRVPGTQTTYAHRNLTSAAGCYAVQAIDTNQATSALSNKECKDNCLLFLLPNIFTPNGDGVNDTFRPKVFSPIERTTVRIYNRWGTKVYESDKDPLINWSGGNIGAESGSGSKVSDGMYFYQAEVEFRDANRTKRTFKGWVQINR is encoded by the coding sequence ATGAATCTTCCGTTACGTAATCATCCGGTCCGGCTGGCGCTGATTGGCTTGTTATGGCTGATAGCTTGGCTGGTCCCGGCCCCGAAGGCTCAGGCTACCCACTTGCGAGCCGGCGACATCCAAGCCAAAACGGATACTACCCTGCCGGTTGCTAACCGCAACCCACGCCGAGTATTCTTTAAAATGGTGCTGTACACGAGTGTTACTTCTAACGGGGCAACTGCGGCAGACGAACCTAACGTTACCATATTTTACGGCGACAATGACAACTCGGGCTATAATGCAATTCCTCGCGTCAAAAGGACACTGGTAGCGCCGAACGTGTATCGGAATGTGTACTATTTCGAGCACACCTATAATGCCCCGGGTAACTATCTAGTTAGTTACTTGAGCGTGAATAGGGTAGTAGGGGTACAAAACCTAACTAACTCTATCAACGAGTCGTTCTACATCTCGACGCGCATCACCATTGACCCCATCATCAATGTTAACCGGTCGCCGGCATTGTTGGCACCGGCCATTGATCAGGCTAGCCGCCGGCAAGTGTTTCTGCACAATCCGGCTGCCTTTGATGCCGATGGCGATTCTCTAGCCTTTAAGTTGCGGCCCAGCCAACAAGCTGGTAATCCGGAGGATTTGGTAAGGACCAATGCTGCCCCCCGTCCGACCCCAGTTTCTGGTTTCCGCTACCCCGACGATCCATTTTTTCGGGCTATTCAAGTGCCATATGTGGGGCCGCCTGTAGGGGTGCCCAACGACCCGGCTATTTTCCGCCAGGACGTACGTACGGGCCAAATTGTTTGGAACTCGCCGGAGGTAGTAGGCGAATACAACGTGGCGTTTGTAGTGGAAGAATGGCGGCGTACTCCCGGTGCGCCACCTCGTCTGATCGGGGAGGTAATTCGGGATATGCAGATTACCGTGACGCCCAGCCAGAACCTGCGGCCTACTCTGGTAGTGCCTCCTGATATCTGCGTCATAGCTGGTAATCCCATTCCAACAGTTGTTGTGACGGCCACTGACCCCGATAACAATCCGGTGCTGCTAGAAGCGTTTTCGGGCATCTTGCCGCCGGCCACGTTTGTGCGCAACTCTACTGGTCCGCCTACCGCCCGCGGAACGTTTAACTGGACCACCACTTGCGCCGACATCCGCTCCGAGCCGTATCAGGTATTGTTTAAAGCCACGGACCAGCCCGCCGCTGGTCTTACCCCGCTCATTGATGAGCGGCCACTGCAGATTACTGTTATTGGACCGGCCCCGCAGAACTTGCGGGTTAGCGCCGTCGGCAACACGGCCCGCCTCGATTGGAACAGCTACCTCTGCCAAAATCCCGGAGCTCAGATTCGCATTTACCGGCGTGAGGGGCCCAGCGGCTGGACGCCCGGACCTTGCGAAACGGGCATTCCAGCTTCCAGAGGCTACACCCAGATTGGAGCAGTTAATGTAGGCAGTCAAACGTTCCTTGACGACAACAACGGCCGTGGGCTAGATCGGGGCAAAAACTATTGCTACCGCATTTACGTGGAGTTTGCCCGGCCCGCTGGTGGGGCCAGCATCGCCTCCAACGAAGCTTGTCTTTCCCTGACGGGCACTTCTGCCCGCCTCACCAACGTAACCGTGGACCGCACAAGTGCTACCAACGGACAAATCACGGTGCGCTGGACTAAGCCAACTTCTTCGAGCGGATTCAATACGCCCGCCGGCTACCGCTTGTACCGCGCAGTAGGGCAAAACCCTGCCGCCACGGCATTCCAGCAAGTGTTTACTACCACCAACCTGGATGATTTAACCTTCATCGATCAGAACCTAAATACCACGGACAATGCGTATTCCTACCGGCTCGACTTCTACAGCGCTTCTACGCCAGGTGGAGTTGAGACAGTAGAAACTGCCGGGCCGGCCTCTAGTGTCCGCGTGACTGTAACGCCCAACCCGCTGGCCAATACCATCGGGCTGACTTGGACTTACAACGTGCCTTGGGACAACTCGCGGCGGCCTACTACCGTGTACCGGCGGTTGCAAACGGGCGGCGCTTTCGTGCCAGTCGGCAAGGTAACGGGTACTACCACCGGGGGCGCCTTTACGGACCAGGGTACTACGGCTCAGCCGCTGGTGAAGGGCCAGACCTATTGCTATTATGTCAAGACGAACGGCACGTATGACGTAGCCTCGCCGGACTCGTTGATTAACCTCAGCCAGGAGCAATGCGTGGCTCTGCAAGCCGTGCCGTGCACGCCGGTACTCACCCTCAAGGCCACGAACTGCGACAGTTTGGCTAGCCGCCTGTTTCAGCTGCCAGCTACCAATCCATCTACTGGGGAAGTATTCACCAATAACCTGAGCTGGACGCTGAGCAACCAGCCTACAGCCGACTGCAGCCGCGACATTACGCAGTACATCATCTTCTTTGCGCCAACCGACGCAGAACCGCTCAAAGAAATTGACCGGGTGCCCGGTACGCAAACCACGTACGCTCACCGCAACTTAACTTCTGCCGCCGGCTGTTACGCCGTGCAAGCCATAGATACTAATCAGGCAACGAGTGCTTTGAGTAACAAGGAATGCAAGGATAACTGCCTGTTGTTCTTGCTACCCAACATTTTCACCCCGAACGGCGACGGAGTAAACGACACCTT